Proteins encoded in a region of the Oscillospiraceae bacterium MB24-C1 genome:
- a CDS encoding transketolase family protein, translated as MGEVIATRAAYGKAIIKLAENHPELLVLDADLSGATMTNGFAKACPERFFNMGIAEADMAGVAAGLAACGKKPFINSFAMFTAGRAWEQIRNSICYPRLNVKVVGSHGGLSVGEDGATHQCIEDFALMRAIPGMMVLCPCDGYEMEQAVKALVEYNGPAYMRLGRLAVETVTDTIEGYHFELGKGIALKDGADVTIVAVGMMVQEALKAAELLASEGISARVLDMHTIKPLDTDLLLKAAKETGAIVTSEEHNVLGGLGAAVAEFLSENYPVPVVRHGVQDEFGRSGKAQLVLKAYKLTAEEIAAKAKLAISKKK; from the coding sequence ATGGGTGAAGTGATTGCAACACGTGCCGCCTACGGTAAGGCGATTATCAAGCTGGCGGAAAACCATCCTGAGTTGCTAGTGCTGGATGCCGATCTTTCGGGTGCGACGATGACCAATGGATTTGCCAAGGCTTGCCCGGAACGTTTTTTCAACATGGGCATCGCCGAGGCCGATATGGCCGGTGTGGCAGCGGGGCTTGCGGCTTGCGGCAAAAAACCGTTTATTAACTCCTTTGCAATGTTTACAGCCGGTCGCGCTTGGGAGCAGATTCGAAACTCTATTTGCTATCCCCGTTTGAATGTTAAGGTTGTCGGTTCGCACGGAGGTCTTTCTGTCGGTGAGGACGGCGCAACCCACCAGTGCATCGAGGATTTTGCGCTGATGCGTGCCATTCCGGGCATGATGGTGCTTTGCCCTTGCGACGGCTATGAGATGGAGCAGGCTGTCAAGGCGCTGGTTGAATACAACGGCCCTGCCTATATGCGTTTGGGCCGTCTGGCGGTCGAAACGGTGACCGATACGATTGAAGGCTATCACTTTGAACTGGGCAAGGGAATTGCGCTCAAGGATGGGGCCGATGTGACGATTGTCGCGGTGGGCATGATGGTGCAGGAGGCGCTCAAAGCCGCCGAGCTGCTGGCCTCAGAGGGCATTTCGGCCCGCGTCCTCGATATGCATACCATCAAGCCGCTGGACACCGACCTTTTGCTCAAAGCCGCCAAAGAGACCGGTGCAATCGTCACCAGTGAAGAGCATAACGTGCTGGGCGGCCTCGGCGCGGCGGTGGCCGAATTCCTGAGCGAAAATTATCCGGTGCCGGTTGTTCGCCACGGCGTACAGGATGAGTTTGGCCGCTCGGGCAAGGCTCAGCTGGTTCTCAAAGCTTATAAGCTGACAGCCGAGGAGATTGCCGCCAAGGCCAAGCTGGCTATATCTAAGAAAAAATAG
- a CDS encoding transketolase: protein MEQSRIRELAITATKARLAALKAVHTCASGHIGGSLSAMDMLTVLYFETMKVDPANSKNPNRDRFVLSKGHCTPALYSVLALRGFFPASDLDLFRSVEGHMSGHAEMHHVNGVDMSTGSLGQGLSAAVGMALAGKIDQKDYRVYAMMGDGEIAEGQIWEAGMAASKYELDNLCGIIDVNGLQIDGATKDVMPSEPLDKKWEAFGWKVFKVDGHDYAAIKAVLDEAKTVKGQPVMILANTVKGKGVSYMENNYAWHGKAPNDELYEQGKAELEAFLKGLEG, encoded by the coding sequence ATGGAACAATCTCGCATCAGAGAGTTGGCGATTACAGCCACAAAGGCGCGTCTTGCCGCGCTAAAGGCTGTGCATACCTGCGCTTCGGGCCATATCGGCGGGTCGCTTTCCGCCATGGATATGCTCACGGTCTTATATTTTGAAACGATGAAGGTGGACCCCGCTAATTCCAAGAACCCCAATCGCGACCGTTTTGTGCTTTCTAAGGGGCATTGCACCCCGGCACTTTATTCGGTGCTGGCACTGCGTGGCTTCTTCCCCGCTTCTGACCTTGACCTCTTCCGTTCGGTAGAGGGGCACATGTCTGGCCACGCTGAGATGCATCACGTCAACGGTGTTGATATGTCCACAGGCTCCTTGGGGCAGGGGCTTTCGGCTGCGGTCGGTATGGCGCTGGCCGGCAAAATCGACCAAAAGGATTACCGTGTCTACGCCATGATGGGCGATGGTGAAATTGCAGAGGGCCAGATTTGGGAGGCTGGGATGGCCGCCTCAAAATACGAGCTTGATAACCTCTGTGGTATTATCGATGTCAACGGTCTCCAGATTGATGGTGCAACCAAGGACGTTATGCCCTCTGAACCGCTTGATAAGAAGTGGGAAGCCTTTGGCTGGAAGGTATTTAAAGTAGACGGACATGATTATGCTGCCATTAAAGCGGTGCTTGACGAGGCTAAAACCGTCAAGGGCCAGCCGGTTATGATTCTGGCGAACACCGTTAAGGGCAAGGGCGTTTCTTATATGGAAAACAACTATGCCTGGCACGGCAAGGCACCCAATGACGAGCTGTATGAGCAAGGTAAGGCCGAGCTGGAAGCGTTTTTGAAAGGACTGGAGGGTTAA